One segment of Actinomycetota bacterium DNA contains the following:
- the map gene encoding type I methionyl aminopeptidase — protein sequence MIIRKSPEELDRMRRAGRIVAGTISCVLEAVRPGATTADLDRVAEAYIREQGATPSFLGYRGTYPATICASIDDEIVHGIPSPARRLEEGQLLSLDFGAIWEGFHADSAVTVVVGGVAPTEDAARLVKTTEEALYAGIAAVQPGGRISDIGHAIASVAEAAGLGIVREYGGHGIGRSLHEDPFIQNFGRPGRGPDLRPGLVIAIEPMLMLGEEQTKVLADEWTVVTADGSLSAHFEHTVAVTEDGHQVLTARG from the coding sequence GTGATCATCAGGAAGTCGCCCGAGGAGCTCGATCGCATGCGGCGGGCCGGCCGCATCGTGGCCGGCACGATCTCCTGCGTGCTCGAGGCGGTGCGCCCGGGGGCCACCACCGCCGACCTCGACCGTGTGGCCGAGGCGTACATCCGCGAGCAGGGCGCGACGCCGTCGTTCCTCGGGTACCGGGGCACCTACCCGGCCACCATCTGCGCCTCGATCGACGACGAGATCGTGCACGGCATCCCCTCGCCCGCCCGCCGGCTCGAGGAGGGACAGCTGCTCTCCCTCGACTTCGGAGCGATCTGGGAAGGGTTCCACGCCGATTCGGCGGTCACCGTCGTCGTCGGGGGCGTCGCGCCGACCGAGGACGCCGCCCGGCTGGTGAAGACGACCGAGGAGGCCCTGTACGCGGGCATCGCCGCGGTGCAACCCGGCGGCCGGATCTCCGACATCGGCCACGCGATCGCGTCGGTCGCCGAGGCCGCGGGCCTGGGCATCGTGCGCGAGTACGGCGGCCACGGCATCGGACGGTCGCTGCACGAGGATCCGTTCATCCAGAACTTCGGCCGTCCCGGGCGGGGCCCCGACCTGCGGCCCGGCCTGGTGATCGCGATCGAGCCGATGCTGATGCTCGGCGAGGAGCAGACCAAGGTGCTCGCCGACGAGTGGACGGTCGTCACGGCCGACGGCTCGCTGTCGGCGCACTTCGAGCACACCGTGGCGGTCACCGAGGACGGGCACCAGGTGCTCACGGCGCGCGGATGA
- a CDS encoding adenylate kinase, whose translation MRLVLLGPPGAGKGTQAQLLVDRFGIPQISTGDILREHVQRGSGLGIRARAFMDRGEYVPDELVVRMVMDRLAQPDARQGFILDGFPRTVPQAEALESALEQTEQPLSAVLKFAISDDMAVRRLSNRWTCPACKRTYNMEFKPPANDRVCDTDATPLERRSDDDELTVRRRLALYREQTAPLEAFYRERKLLVEIDAEVREGAVAARTFEALEDVT comes from the coding sequence ATGCGGCTGGTGCTGCTCGGACCGCCGGGGGCCGGCAAGGGAACGCAGGCCCAGCTGTTGGTGGATCGCTTCGGCATCCCGCAGATCTCGACCGGTGACATCCTGCGCGAGCACGTGCAGCGTGGCTCGGGGCTCGGCATCCGGGCCCGGGCATTCATGGACCGCGGCGAGTACGTCCCCGACGAGCTCGTCGTGCGCATGGTGATGGATCGCCTCGCCCAGCCCGACGCACGGCAGGGCTTCATCCTCGACGGGTTCCCGCGGACGGTGCCCCAGGCGGAGGCGCTCGAGAGCGCGCTCGAACAGACCGAGCAGCCGCTCTCGGCCGTGCTGAAGTTCGCGATCAGCGACGACATGGCCGTGCGGCGACTGTCCAACCGATGGACCTGCCCGGCGTGCAAGCGCACCTACAACATGGAGTTCAAGCCGCCGGCGAACGATCGGGTCTGCGACACCGACGCCACCCCGCTGGAGCGGCGCTCCGACGACGACGAGCTCACCGTGCGCCGTCGCCTCGCCCTCTACCGGGAGCAGACGGCCCCGCTCGAGGCGTTCTATCGTGAGCGCAAGCTGCTCGTCGAGATCGACGCCGAGGTGCGAGAGGGTGCCGTCGCGGCCCGCACGTTCGAGGCGCTGGAGGACGTGACGTGA